One window from the genome of Corynebacterium sp. SCR221107 encodes:
- a CDS encoding DUF4272 domain-containing protein — protein MSIIAYSAENAALPSGPQPQPLYANTARSRTLREEFLDSVGRINERIAVDKDIDPFAVQPFVHQLVRSLTRYDFPDDTVPTNAPEWAHGTSVLFLDDAGALYDVHGRDVLHTPQLRPMFNERAVARAHRIRTALNRQGYLVDLDLPPVQDVTELLLPEASMVVDRVICLAVVIEAARWVWRGKRPDVDALSEQFDLGLVTATDTEQRYLEAFSRGEGQELVSDALDMVAAFEPLAWSVGLWEIPGDRIGTHHPHPQNLVNPKGILTPKKLLERGADQLYAQAKVRTLEEICDGFEYACCLDNLAIDQRERLADGITPEGEILDEAQVATLRHRQLAFMWLTWPFTTWEAQIERLQRMM, from the coding sequence ATGAGCATCATTGCCTATTCCGCAGAAAACGCAGCACTTCCTTCCGGGCCTCAGCCCCAGCCGCTGTATGCGAATACCGCTCGCTCGCGCACGCTACGCGAGGAGTTCCTCGATTCCGTCGGTCGCATCAATGAGCGCATCGCAGTAGACAAGGACATTGATCCCTTTGCGGTTCAGCCCTTTGTTCATCAGCTGGTCCGTTCCCTGACCCGCTATGACTTTCCCGATGACACGGTGCCCACGAATGCCCCGGAATGGGCACACGGCACCAGCGTCTTGTTCCTCGATGATGCGGGGGCCTTGTATGACGTTCATGGTCGAGACGTCTTGCACACCCCGCAGTTGCGTCCGATGTTCAACGAACGAGCAGTAGCCCGTGCACACAGGATTCGTACTGCGCTCAACAGGCAGGGCTATCTTGTCGATCTCGACCTTCCACCGGTTCAAGATGTCACCGAGCTACTGCTGCCGGAGGCAAGCATGGTTGTCGACCGGGTAATCTGCCTAGCGGTGGTCATAGAGGCGGCACGATGGGTGTGGCGTGGCAAGCGGCCAGATGTCGATGCCCTCAGCGAGCAATTCGACTTGGGGCTGGTCACCGCCACCGACACCGAGCAGCGTTACCTGGAGGCTTTCTCCCGGGGCGAGGGTCAGGAGCTGGTCAGCGATGCGCTCGATATGGTGGCGGCCTTCGAGCCTTTGGCGTGGAGTGTGGGCTTATGGGAGATCCCCGGCGATCGCATTGGCACGCACCACCCGCACCCGCAAAACCTCGTCAACCCGAAGGGCATCCTCACCCCAAAAAAGCTGCTCGAGCGCGGTGCCGACCAGCTGTACGCGCAAGCGAAGGTGAGGACATTGGAGGAGATCTGCGACGGGTTCGAATACGCCTGTTGCCTGGACAATCTGGCCATCGATCAGCGCGAGCGGCTTGCCGATGGGATAACGCCCGAGGGTGAAATCCTCGACGAGGCCCAGGTGGCTACCCTGCGACACCGCCAGTTGGCCTTCATGTGGCTAACGTGGCCGTTCACCACCTGGGAGGCGCAGATCGAGCGGCTGCAGCGCATGATGTAG
- a CDS encoding MFS transporter, which yields MKNPTPIALVAIVLTAFNLRTMVTAISPLVPDIQQSLGVGSGLVGILGTIPTIMFALSAFSAPRLMRHLTVSQALAIAMAVTGLGQITRVLGPSVALLLTGTALALFAIGITNAVLPLAVRAYFPTKVSALTITYLCASQVVQAVAPVVVAMKQAPDWQLSLGSWGLLGVVAALAWIPLLHQPKAAVTQRFAEGSQQESGRQPRMKVWRTKVGVGIAVMFGTTSFTTYILMAFIPQMYVEAGLSRQFAASMLAVWSILGGVLNIVGPWIVSRFERPYPWLVIFGSMFIVSHLGLAFAPAAAPWLWIILSGLGPITFPVGLTLVNIRARTMHGATALSSFGQGMGYSIAACGPVAAGFIHEHTGSFHGVGVMMAIASVCALVGGFFATRTVYVEDQLQRK from the coding sequence GTGAAAAATCCCACTCCGATCGCCCTCGTTGCCATTGTCTTAACAGCCTTCAACCTGCGCACGATGGTCACGGCCATCTCCCCGCTGGTACCTGACATTCAACAATCCCTCGGCGTTGGCTCGGGCTTAGTGGGCATCTTGGGCACCATCCCCACCATCATGTTCGCACTGTCGGCATTTAGTGCCCCTAGGCTTATGCGCCATCTCACGGTCTCACAAGCTCTGGCAATCGCGATGGCCGTGACCGGACTTGGTCAGATCACTCGCGTACTCGGACCCAGCGTTGCTCTATTGCTGACAGGTACCGCTTTAGCCTTGTTCGCCATTGGCATCACCAACGCCGTCCTCCCGCTGGCCGTACGCGCCTACTTCCCCACGAAAGTCTCCGCGCTGACCATCACCTACTTGTGCGCCTCACAGGTCGTCCAAGCCGTAGCTCCAGTTGTCGTGGCAATGAAGCAGGCGCCCGACTGGCAGCTCTCACTGGGATCGTGGGGCTTGCTGGGGGTCGTGGCGGCGCTGGCCTGGATACCGCTGCTGCACCAACCCAAGGCCGCGGTAACCCAACGATTTGCAGAAGGCAGCCAGCAGGAATCCGGCAGGCAACCCCGGATGAAAGTCTGGCGCACCAAGGTAGGCGTGGGCATCGCCGTGATGTTTGGCACCACCAGCTTTACCACCTATATTCTCATGGCCTTTATCCCACAGATGTATGTCGAGGCGGGATTATCCCGTCAATTCGCGGCGTCCATGCTCGCGGTGTGGTCCATTCTTGGCGGGGTTCTCAACATCGTCGGGCCGTGGATCGTCAGCCGATTCGAACGCCCGTACCCATGGCTGGTCATTTTCGGAAGCATGTTTATCGTCTCTCATCTGGGGCTGGCCTTTGCACCGGCGGCAGCGCCGTGGTTGTGGATCATCCTCTCCGGGCTGGGTCCCATCACCTTCCCCGTCGGTTTGACCTTGGTTAATATCCGCGCCCGCACGATGCACGGTGCCACGGCATTGTCCTCCTTTGGCCAAGGCATGGGCTATTCTATCGCCGCTTGTGGACCGGTGGCCGCCGGATTCATACACGAGCACACCGGAAGCTTCCACGGCGTCGGTGTGATGATGGCGATCGCCTCAGTGTGCGCCTTAGTGGGTGGATTCTTCGCCACCCGCACGGTTTACGTTGAAGATCAGCTGCAAAGAAAGTGA
- a CDS encoding YccF domain-containing protein, protein MRALLNIIWLITGGIWLALGYWFFGLIACLFIVTIPAGVASFRMASYALWPFGRTVVQPETGSGTLSGINNVIWFLVAGLWLALGHVSTAIAQAVTIIGIPLAIANLKMIPVTCFPFGKQIVSSDAIPFGYRPMVTM, encoded by the coding sequence ATGCGAGCACTTCTCAACATCATCTGGCTGATCACCGGCGGCATATGGTTGGCGCTGGGTTATTGGTTCTTCGGGCTCATTGCCTGCCTATTCATCGTCACCATCCCCGCGGGCGTTGCAAGTTTTAGGATGGCCAGTTATGCGCTGTGGCCTTTCGGACGTACCGTCGTCCAGCCCGAAACGGGTTCCGGGACGCTCAGCGGCATCAACAATGTCATCTGGTTCCTCGTTGCCGGCTTGTGGCTAGCCCTCGGCCACGTCTCCACCGCCATCGCGCAGGCTGTCACCATCATCGGCATTCCCTTGGCGATCGCCAACCTGAAGATGATCCCCGTCACTTGCTTCCCCTTCGGCAAACAAATCGTTTCCAGCGACGCCATTCCCTTTGGCTATCGACCGATGGTCACCATGTAA
- the pgi gene encoding glucose-6-phosphate isomerase, whose product MSFDVTSTPQWTTLAKRYEETKDQTLRELFAADASRASKMTFDAAGLRVDLSKNLVDDETLAALVDLAEASHLSERIEAMFSGEHINNTEDRAVLHTALRMPVEGELSVDGQDVAADVHEVLGRMRDFATALRSGAWRGYTDHTIKTVVNIGIGGSDLGPAMATKALRTYATAGITAKFVSNVDPADMSAVLDECDPNSTLFIVASKTFTTQETLANAHAAKRWLLSHFKDEAAVAKHFVAVSTNAEKVAEFGIDTKNMFGFWNWVGGRYSVDSAIGLSLMAVIGPMDFMRFLAGFHAMDEHFRTTPFEKNVPVLMALLAIWYNDFYGAQTHAVLPYSEDLGRFPAYLQQLTMESNGKSVRRDGTAVTTSTGEIFWGEPGTNGQHAFFQLIHQGTKLIPADFIGFARPKQDLPTATGEGSMHDLLMSNFFAQTKVLAFGKTAEEIAAEGVDPAVVPHKVMPGNRPTTTILAEELTPATLGALIALYEHIVFVQGIVWDINSFDQWGVELGKQQANDLAPAVSGEVEVNSGDSSTDELIRWYRANR is encoded by the coding sequence ATGTCGTTTGACGTCACCTCGACCCCACAGTGGACCACCCTCGCCAAGCGTTACGAGGAGACCAAGGATCAGACCCTGCGCGAGCTATTCGCAGCCGATGCCTCCCGCGCCAGCAAGATGACCTTCGACGCCGCTGGGCTGCGTGTGGACCTGTCCAAGAACCTCGTCGACGATGAAACCTTGGCGGCGCTGGTCGATCTGGCCGAGGCATCGCACCTGTCTGAACGCATCGAGGCCATGTTTAGCGGCGAGCACATCAACAACACCGAGGATCGCGCCGTACTGCACACCGCGCTGCGCATGCCTGTGGAGGGCGAGCTGTCCGTGGACGGCCAAGATGTTGCCGCCGATGTTCACGAGGTCCTGGGGCGCATGCGTGACTTTGCCACCGCCTTGCGTTCGGGTGCGTGGCGCGGCTACACCGACCACACCATCAAGACCGTGGTCAACATCGGCATCGGCGGTTCCGATCTCGGTCCCGCGATGGCAACGAAGGCGCTGCGCACCTACGCTACCGCCGGAATTACGGCCAAGTTCGTCTCCAACGTCGACCCGGCCGACATGAGCGCCGTCCTCGATGAGTGCGATCCGAACTCCACTCTGTTTATCGTCGCCTCTAAGACCTTCACCACCCAGGAAACCTTGGCCAACGCCCACGCCGCCAAGCGCTGGTTGCTATCCCACTTCAAGGATGAGGCAGCCGTGGCCAAGCACTTCGTGGCCGTGTCCACCAACGCCGAGAAGGTCGCCGAGTTCGGCATCGACACCAAGAACATGTTCGGCTTCTGGAACTGGGTGGGGGGCCGTTACTCCGTCGACTCCGCCATCGGCCTGTCGCTCATGGCTGTCATCGGCCCCATGGACTTCATGCGCTTCCTCGCCGGCTTCCACGCCATGGACGAGCACTTCCGCACCACCCCTTTCGAAAAGAACGTGCCCGTGCTCATGGCACTGCTGGCCATCTGGTACAACGACTTCTACGGTGCGCAAACCCACGCGGTTCTGCCCTATTCGGAGGATCTGGGGCGCTTCCCGGCCTACTTGCAGCAGCTGACCATGGAGTCCAACGGCAAGTCGGTCCGCCGCGACGGCACCGCGGTGACCACCTCCACCGGCGAGATCTTCTGGGGTGAGCCAGGCACTAACGGCCAGCACGCCTTCTTCCAGCTCATCCACCAGGGCACCAAGCTCATCCCGGCGGACTTCATCGGGTTTGCACGCCCGAAGCAGGACCTGCCCACCGCCACCGGCGAGGGAAGCATGCATGATCTGCTGATGAGCAACTTCTTCGCCCAGACGAAGGTGCTCGCCTTCGGCAAGACCGCTGAGGAGATCGCCGCCGAGGGCGTCGATCCGGCAGTGGTCCCGCACAAGGTGATGCCGGGTAACCGTCCCACCACCACCATCCTCGCCGAGGAACTCACCCCCGCCACCTTGGGCGCACTGATCGCTCTTTACGAGCACATCGTGTTCGTCCAAGGCATCGTCTGGGACATCAACTCCTTCGATCAATGGGGCGTTGAGCTGGGCAAGCAGCAGGCCAATGACCTGGCTCCGGCCGTGTCCGGCGAGGTTGAGGTCAACTCTGGCGATAGTTCCACCGACGAATTGATTCGCTGGTACCGCGCCAACCGCTAA
- a CDS encoding NAD-dependent succinate-semialdehyde dehydrogenase yields the protein MTNTTPNNTAHGTADSDPVAKPGFDIAGFDTGLFIGGDFRPASDGETFEVINPSDGTVLAHVASASKQDAVRALDLAADVQPAWAATPPRERSEILRRAYDRLMANADELAWLQSMELGRALPDSMAEVAYGAEFFRWFAEEAVRIRGDFRINPSGTGRIVVTQQPVGPTLAITPWNFPLAMGTRKIGPALAAGCTIIVKPASKTPLTMLYVARVLKEAGLPDGVLAVLPTKHASDVSALLDDPRLRKLTFTGSTEVGQKLGAQAAQRSLKVSLELGGNAPYVVLDDADVDLAAQAVAVAKMRGAGQVCIAANRFLVHESIREEFVAKVAEVMRSFTLGPATAEGVTFGALSGDDQVATVTTLVQDALDKGAVNVLDGGLPAGLPEHGSYFPATVLDNVPAAAAIANSEIFGPVVAVQSFSTVEEAIRIANDTPFGLAAYVFGKDLGRAVQVAERIEAGMVAVNKGAISDPAAPFGGVKESGLGREGGFEGIHEYLEPKFLSLPL from the coding sequence ATGACAAACACAACACCAAACAACACCGCCCACGGCACGGCCGACTCGGACCCCGTGGCGAAACCAGGCTTTGACATCGCTGGTTTCGATACCGGATTATTCATCGGCGGGGATTTTCGCCCCGCATCCGATGGGGAAACCTTCGAAGTCATCAACCCCAGCGATGGAACGGTGCTCGCCCACGTAGCGTCGGCAAGCAAACAAGACGCCGTCCGCGCGCTCGACCTCGCCGCGGACGTACAGCCTGCGTGGGCTGCGACGCCACCACGAGAGCGCAGTGAGATCCTGCGCCGTGCCTATGACAGGCTCATGGCCAACGCCGACGAGCTGGCATGGCTGCAGTCAATGGAGCTGGGGCGCGCGCTGCCGGACTCTATGGCGGAGGTCGCCTACGGTGCGGAATTCTTCCGCTGGTTTGCCGAGGAGGCAGTCCGCATCCGCGGTGACTTTAGGATCAATCCATCCGGCACCGGTCGCATTGTCGTTACCCAACAGCCCGTAGGCCCCACTCTTGCGATCACGCCCTGGAACTTCCCGCTGGCCATGGGAACTCGCAAAATAGGACCGGCGTTGGCTGCCGGCTGCACGATCATCGTCAAGCCCGCCTCGAAGACCCCACTGACCATGCTTTATGTGGCACGAGTCCTCAAGGAAGCAGGGCTTCCCGACGGAGTCCTGGCGGTACTGCCCACCAAGCATGCCTCAGACGTTTCCGCGCTGCTGGACGATCCTCGCCTGCGCAAGCTGACCTTCACCGGTTCGACTGAGGTCGGCCAGAAGCTGGGCGCACAGGCGGCCCAACGCAGCCTCAAGGTCTCCCTCGAACTCGGCGGCAACGCACCCTATGTGGTGCTCGACGACGCCGATGTGGATCTGGCCGCCCAGGCCGTGGCCGTGGCCAAGATGCGCGGCGCTGGACAGGTATGCATCGCCGCCAATCGATTCCTCGTGCACGAATCCATCCGAGAGGAGTTCGTCGCCAAGGTTGCCGAGGTAATGCGGTCGTTCACGCTGGGACCGGCGACTGCCGAAGGGGTCACCTTCGGCGCGCTATCTGGTGATGATCAGGTAGCAACGGTGACGACGCTGGTTCAGGATGCGCTGGACAAAGGCGCGGTCAACGTCCTTGACGGCGGCCTGCCCGCGGGACTGCCCGAGCACGGGTCGTACTTCCCGGCCACCGTGTTGGACAACGTGCCGGCAGCGGCGGCGATTGCCAACAGCGAGATTTTCGGTCCCGTCGTCGCGGTGCAGAGCTTTTCCACCGTCGAGGAGGCGATCCGCATCGCTAACGACACCCCGTTCGGCCTGGCGGCCTACGTCTTCGGCAAGGACTTAGGCCGCGCGGTACAGGTGGCCGAGCGCATCGAGGCCGGCATGGTCGCGGTCAACAAGGGGGCAATCTCAGACCCCGCGGCGCCTTTCGGTGGTGTGAAGGAGTCCGGCCTTGGCCGTGAGGGTGGATTCGAGGGAATCCACGAATACCTCGAGCCGAAGTTCCTCAGCCTGCCGCTGTAA
- a CDS encoding chorismate mutase, producing MTSADDNFEIRMPSGTDDPLSDAEIQQYRKEIDRLDKEILAAVKRRAQISQAIGRTRMGSGGTRLVHTREVAIINQFREEIGEEGPNLANLLLRMGRGKLG from the coding sequence ATGACTTCTGCTGACGATAACTTCGAAATCCGGATGCCCAGCGGCACCGATGACCCACTTTCTGACGCGGAGATCCAGCAGTACCGCAAGGAGATCGACCGCTTGGACAAGGAGATCCTCGCCGCCGTGAAGCGGCGCGCCCAGATCTCCCAGGCCATCGGCCGAACCCGCATGGGCTCCGGCGGCACCCGCCTCGTCCACACCCGCGAGGTAGCCATCATTAACCAGTTCCGAGAGGAAATCGGCGAGGAAGGCCCGAACCTTGCCAACCTCTTGCTGCGCATGGGTCGCGGCAAGCTCGGCTAG